The proteins below come from a single Zea mays cultivar B73 chromosome 8, Zm-B73-REFERENCE-NAM-5.0, whole genome shotgun sequence genomic window:
- the LOC103636799 gene encoding inositol polyphosphate multikinase IPK2: MSDLHPLEHQVAGHRASASKLGPLIDGSGLFYKPLQAGDRGEHEVAFYEAFSAHAAVPACIRDTFFPRFHGTRLLPTEAQPGEPHPHLVLDDLLAGFEAPCVTDIKIGAITWPPSSPEPYIAKCLAKDRGTTSVLLGFRVSGVRVVGPEGAVWRTERPEVKAMDTVGVRRVLRRYVSSVADEGIDCVLAAAVYGRKGGVMSQLCELKAWFEEQTLFHFYLDLI; this comes from the coding sequence ATGTCCGACCTCCACCCGCTGGAGCACCAAGTCGCCGGCCACCGCGCCTCCGCCAGCAAGCTGGGCCCGCTCATCGACGGCTCCGGCCTCTTCTACAAGCCGCTCCAGGCCGGCGACCGTGGGGAGCACGAGGTCGCCTTCTATGAGGCGTTCTCCGCCCACGCCGCCGTCCCAGCCTGCATCCGAGACACCTTCTTCCCCCGGTTCCACGGCACGCGACTCCTCCCCACCGAGGCGCAGCCCGGGGAGCCGCATCCGCACCTCGTCCTCGACGACCTCCTCGCGGGGTTTGAGGCGCCCTGCGTCACAGACATCAAGATCGGTGCCATCACGTGGCCACCGAGTTCGCCGGAGCCCTACATCGCCAAGTGCCTCGCCAAGGACCGCGGGACCACGAGCGTTCTGCTCGGATTCCGCGTCTCCGGCGTTCGAGTCGTCGGCCCCGAGGGCGCCGTGTGGCGGACGGAGCGCCCGGAGGTGAAGGCTATGGACACCGTCGGCGTCCGCCGCGTGCTCCGGCGCTACGTGTCATCCGTTGCCGACGAGGGGATTGACTGCGTGCTCGCGGCGGCGGTGTACGGACGAAAAGGTGGAGTCATGTCACAGCTGTGTGAGCTCAAGGCGTGGTTCGAGGAGCAGACTCTGTTCCACTTCTACCTTGATCTCATTTGA
- the LOC103634884 gene encoding actin-interacting protein 1-2 — protein MTFCLCVHFFIYLFKLFALCRWDSDSTVGEFDGHSKRVLSCDFKPTRPFRIVTCGEDFLANFYEGPPFKFKHSIRDHSNFVNCIRYAPDGSKFITVSSDKKGLIYDGKTGEKIGELSTEGGHTGSIYAVSWNPDSKQVLTVSADKSAKVWDIFEDASGKLNRTLVCPGIGGVDDMLVGCLWQNDHLVTVSLGGTFNVFSASNPDQEPVTFEDG, from the exons ATGACTTTTTGTTTGTGTGTTCATTTCTTTATATACTTATTTAAGCTCTTTGCATTATGTAGATGGGACTCTGACAGCACAGTTGGTGAGTTTGATGGGCACTCAAAGAGGGTTCTGAGCTGTGACTTCAAGCCAACACGTCCATTTCGCATTGTGACATGCGGTGAAGATTTTCTGGCTAACTTTTATGAAGGACCACCATTCAAATTCAAGCATTCCATAAG GGATCACTCGAATTTTGTTAACTGTATCCGGTATGCTCCTGATGGTAGTAAGTTTATCACTGTGAGTTCTGATAAGAAGGGTTTGATATATGATGGTAAAACTGGAGAAAAAATAGGAGAGCTTTCCACTGAAGGCGGACACACAGGGAGCATATATGCTGTTAGCTGGAATCCTGACAGTAAACAG GTTCTAACAGTTTCTGCTGATAAATCTGCGAAAGTATGGGATATCTTTGAAGATGCAAGTGGGAAATTGAATCGAACTTTGGTTTGCCCTGGTATAGGAGGTGTGGATGATATGCTTGTTGGTTGTCTCTGGCAGAATGATCATCTCGTGACAGTCTCTCTTGGTGGGACATTTAATGTGTTCTCTGCAAGCAACCCAGACCAAGAACCAGTTACATTTGAAGACGGTTAG
- the LOC100279792 gene encoding uncharacterized LOC100279792 has protein sequence MTFGSADMEAGGGGERRHGQQEEQSSDERRARFAEDWGCCACACAGLFLGPNPMVARYMYALIFLVTNLLAWTLRDYGDSALAELQRLKVCQGALYCLGAEGVLRVSLGCFVFFFVMFLSTVKARKVHDCRNSWHSEWWPAKLALWLGLTAVTFLAPSPLVQLYGKVAHFGAGAFLVIQLISVTRFIMWLNDWCRAEMTQKRYHLQIQAVSIVTYVGSLLGIVLMYVWYAPSPACRLNILFITVTLALVQLMTFVSMSSKVKAGYVAPGLMGIYVVFLCWSAIRSEPHTEVCNRKAEVATSADWVNIASFVIAVVVIVAATFSTGIDSKCLQFKQAEGESEEEEEDDIPYGLGFFHLVFSMGAMYFAMIFVGWNANASHTMERWTIDVGWASTWVRVGNEWLAAIVYIWMMIAPVIWKTRQVGSAAET, from the exons ATGACGTTTGGTAGCGCCGACAtggaggccggcggcggcggcgagcgccGCCACGGACAACAGGAGGAACAGTCATCCGACGAGCGGCGCGCGCGGTTCGCGGAGGACTGGGGCTGCTGCGCCTGCGCCTGCGCGGGGCTATTCCTGGGGCCCAACCCGATGGTGGCGCGCTACATGTACGCGCTCATCTTCCTCGTCACCAACCTCCTCGCCTGGACGCTCCGCGACTACGGCGACTCCGCGCTCGCCGAGCTGCAGC GGCTGAAGGTCTGCCAGGGCGCGCTCTACTGCCTGGGCGCGGAGGGCGTGCTGCGGGTCAGCCTCGGCTGCTTCGTCTTCTTCTTCGTCATGTTCCTGTCCACCGTGAAGGCCAGGAAGGTGCACGACTGCCGCAACTCGTGGCACTCCGAGTGGTGGCCGGCCAAGCTCGCCCTCTGGCTCGGCCTCACCGCCGTCACCTTCCTCGCGCCGTCGCCGCTCGTCCAGCTCTACG GGAAGGTGGCGCATTTCGGAGCAGG GGCTTTCCTGGTGATCCAGCTGATCAGCGTCACCAGGTTCATCATGTGGCTCAACGACTGGTGCCGCGCAGAGATGACCCAGAAGAGATA CCACTTGCAGATTCAGGCGGTGTCCATCGTCACGTACGTGGGGTCGCTCCTGGGGATCGTGCTCATGTACGTGTGGTACGCGCCCAGCCCGGCCTGCAGGCTCAACATCCTCTTCATCACCGTCACGCTGGCGCTCGTGcagctcatgaccttcgtctccaTGAGCTCCAAG GTGAAGGCAGGGTACGTGGCGCCGGGGCTGATGGGGATCTACGTCGTGTTCCTGTGCTGGTCGGCGATCAGAAG CGAGCCGCACACGGAGGTTTGCAACAGGAAGGCAGAAGTCGCCACGAGCGCAGACTGGGTGAACATCGCG AGCTTTGTGAtcgccgtcgtcgtcatcgtgGCGGCGACCTTCTCGACGGGGATCGACTCCAAGTGCCTCCAG TTCAAGCAGGCGGAgggggagtcggaggaggaggaggaggacgacatccCCTACGGCCTCGGCTTCTTCCACCTGGTGTTCTCCATGGGCGCCATGTACTTCGCCATGATCTTCGTCGGCTGGAACGCGAACGCGAGCCACACCATGGAGAG GTGGACGATCGACGTCGGGTGGGCGAGCACGTGGGTGCGCGTCGGCAACGAGTGGCTGGCGGCAATCGTGTACA TATGGATGATGATCGCGCCCGTCATCTGGAAGACGAGGCAGGTGGGATCGGCGGCGGAGACGTGA
- the LOC100279792 gene encoding uncharacterized isoform X1, which produces MTFGSADMEAGGGGERRHGQQEEQSSDERRARFAEDWGCCACACAGLFLGPNPMVARYMYALIFLVTNLLAWTLRDYGDSALAELQRLKVCQGALYCLGAEGVLRVSLGCFVFFFVMFLSTVKARKVHDCRNSWHSEWWPAKLALWLGLTAVTFLAPSPLVQLYGKVAHFGAGAFLVIQLISVTRFIMWLNDWCRAEMTQKRYHLQIQAVSIVTYVGSLLGIVLMYVWYAPSPACRLNILFITVTLALVQLMTFVSMSSKVKAGYVAPGLMGIYVVFLCWSAIRSEPHTEVCNRKAEVATSADWVNIASFVIAVVVIVAATFSTGIDSKCLQFKQAEGESEEEEEDDIPYGLGFFHLVFSMGAMYFAMIFVGWNANASHTMERWTIDVGWASTWVRVGNEWLAAIVYSK; this is translated from the exons ATGACGTTTGGTAGCGCCGACAtggaggccggcggcggcggcgagcgccGCCACGGACAACAGGAGGAACAGTCATCCGACGAGCGGCGCGCGCGGTTCGCGGAGGACTGGGGCTGCTGCGCCTGCGCCTGCGCGGGGCTATTCCTGGGGCCCAACCCGATGGTGGCGCGCTACATGTACGCGCTCATCTTCCTCGTCACCAACCTCCTCGCCTGGACGCTCCGCGACTACGGCGACTCCGCGCTCGCCGAGCTGCAGC GGCTGAAGGTCTGCCAGGGCGCGCTCTACTGCCTGGGCGCGGAGGGCGTGCTGCGGGTCAGCCTCGGCTGCTTCGTCTTCTTCTTCGTCATGTTCCTGTCCACCGTGAAGGCCAGGAAGGTGCACGACTGCCGCAACTCGTGGCACTCCGAGTGGTGGCCGGCCAAGCTCGCCCTCTGGCTCGGCCTCACCGCCGTCACCTTCCTCGCGCCGTCGCCGCTCGTCCAGCTCTACG GGAAGGTGGCGCATTTCGGAGCAGG GGCTTTCCTGGTGATCCAGCTGATCAGCGTCACCAGGTTCATCATGTGGCTCAACGACTGGTGCCGCGCAGAGATGACCCAGAAGAGATA CCACTTGCAGATTCAGGCGGTGTCCATCGTCACGTACGTGGGGTCGCTCCTGGGGATCGTGCTCATGTACGTGTGGTACGCGCCCAGCCCGGCCTGCAGGCTCAACATCCTCTTCATCACCGTCACGCTGGCGCTCGTGcagctcatgaccttcgtctccaTGAGCTCCAAG GTGAAGGCAGGGTACGTGGCGCCGGGGCTGATGGGGATCTACGTCGTGTTCCTGTGCTGGTCGGCGATCAGAAG CGAGCCGCACACGGAGGTTTGCAACAGGAAGGCAGAAGTCGCCACGAGCGCAGACTGGGTGAACATCGCG AGCTTTGTGAtcgccgtcgtcgtcatcgtgGCGGCGACCTTCTCGACGGGGATCGACTCCAAGTGCCTCCAG TTCAAGCAGGCGGAgggggagtcggaggaggaggaggaggacgacatccCCTACGGCCTCGGCTTCTTCCACCTGGTGTTCTCCATGGGCGCCATGTACTTCGCCATGATCTTCGTCGGCTGGAACGCGAACGCGAGCCACACCATGGAGAG GTGGACGATCGACGTCGGGTGGGCGAGCACGTGGGTGCGCGTCGGCAACGAGTGGCTGGCGGCAATCGTGTACAGTAAGTGA
- the LOC103634886 gene encoding uncharacterized protein isoform X1, translating into MPFVLDGLCFSGGSPCKWYINPDVPEEGALMASAMKAHSPIKWNEVLSSNQPMSHVPKEQKIAYIRDLHPFENKDREFLVTVTVKKIGDRWWYNACKKCTRTAVAHGDSYKCSDQVCANIGTPSQRYKLLLAAGDETGDIDFILFGRMAQRIIKKPCDMLIVNNPIDFIPDPITDLLEKTYIWNVSFSDHTINTGNICFQVNAVVAEIGTAKDFIQASSSRPKQSQPVLLQDAPSGVEDTPNKASNLVMPSTPLTPQSSATSVQDKTFCVGSSTMVPGAIPAITKELTSTPRKRTRSSPSKTVTKRLFTDIDGGITGSKDVADSAAAPSPTKDA; encoded by the exons ATGCCCTTTGTTTTAGATGGACTGTGCTTTTCTGGAGGCTCACCCTGTAAGTGGTACATTAATCCTGATGTTCCTGAAGAAGGTGCCCTCATGGCTAG TGCGATGAAAGCACATAGTCCCATTAAGTGGAACGAAGTTCTATCTTCGAATCAGCCTATGTCCCATGTTCCTAAGGAACAGAAAATCGCTTATATCAGAGATCTGCACCCATTTGAGAATAAG GATAGGGAATTCTTGGTGACAGTCACTGTAAAAAAGATTGGTGATAGGTGGTGGTACAATGCATGCAAAAAATGCACCCGCACAGCTGTGGCTCATGGGGATTCCTACAAGTGCAGCGATCAAGTTTGCGCTAACATTGGCACGCCTAGCCAGAG GTACAAACTGCTTCTCGCTGCAGGGGATGAGACGGGTGACATAGACTTCATCCTCTTTGGTCGGATGGCGCAACGCATCATCAAGAAGCCGTGCGATATGCTCATTGTCAACAATCCGATCGACTTTATTCCTGATCCAATCACAGATCTGCTCGAGAAGACGTATATATGGAATGTGAGTTTCTCTGACCACACAATCAATACTGGAAATATTTGTTTCCAGGTCAACGCAGTCGTGGCAGAGATAGGTACTGCAAAGGACTTCATCCAAGCATCTTCATCAAGGCCAAAACAGTCACAACCTGTGTTGTTGCAAGACGCACCCAGTGGCGTTGAAGACACTCCTAACAAAGCCTCTAACTTGGTCATGCCTTCGACCCCGCTCACACCACAAAGTTCCGCAACCAGTGTGCAAGATAAG ACTTTTTGTGTTGGCAGCAGCACTATGGTTCCAGGTGCTATTCCCGCTATAACAAAGGAACTGACATCCACGCCTAGGAAGAG GACAAGGTCTTCGCCATCAAAGACAGTTACAAAGAGGTTGTTCACCGACATAGATGGAGGAATCACTGGCTCTAAGGATGTCGCGGATAGCGCTGCTGCCCCTAG CCCTACCAAAGATGCTTAG
- the LOC103634886 gene encoding uncharacterized protein isoform X2 gives MASAMKAHSPIKWNEVLSSNQPMSHVPKEQKIAYIRDLHPFENKDREFLVTVTVKKIGDRWWYNACKKCTRTAVAHGDSYKCSDQVCANIGTPSQRYKLLLAAGDETGDIDFILFGRMAQRIIKKPCDMLIVNNPIDFIPDPITDLLEKTYIWNVSFSDHTINTGNICFQVNAVVAEIGTAKDFIQASSSRPKQSQPVLLQDAPSGVEDTPNKASNLVMPSTPLTPQSSATSVQDKTFCVGSSTMVPGAIPAITKELTSTPRKRTRSSPSKTVTKRLFTDIDGGITGSKDVADSAAAPSPTKDA, from the exons ATGGCTAG TGCGATGAAAGCACATAGTCCCATTAAGTGGAACGAAGTTCTATCTTCGAATCAGCCTATGTCCCATGTTCCTAAGGAACAGAAAATCGCTTATATCAGAGATCTGCACCCATTTGAGAATAAG GATAGGGAATTCTTGGTGACAGTCACTGTAAAAAAGATTGGTGATAGGTGGTGGTACAATGCATGCAAAAAATGCACCCGCACAGCTGTGGCTCATGGGGATTCCTACAAGTGCAGCGATCAAGTTTGCGCTAACATTGGCACGCCTAGCCAGAG GTACAAACTGCTTCTCGCTGCAGGGGATGAGACGGGTGACATAGACTTCATCCTCTTTGGTCGGATGGCGCAACGCATCATCAAGAAGCCGTGCGATATGCTCATTGTCAACAATCCGATCGACTTTATTCCTGATCCAATCACAGATCTGCTCGAGAAGACGTATATATGGAATGTGAGTTTCTCTGACCACACAATCAATACTGGAAATATTTGTTTCCAGGTCAACGCAGTCGTGGCAGAGATAGGTACTGCAAAGGACTTCATCCAAGCATCTTCATCAAGGCCAAAACAGTCACAACCTGTGTTGTTGCAAGACGCACCCAGTGGCGTTGAAGACACTCCTAACAAAGCCTCTAACTTGGTCATGCCTTCGACCCCGCTCACACCACAAAGTTCCGCAACCAGTGTGCAAGATAAG ACTTTTTGTGTTGGCAGCAGCACTATGGTTCCAGGTGCTATTCCCGCTATAACAAAGGAACTGACATCCACGCCTAGGAAGAG GACAAGGTCTTCGCCATCAAAGACAGTTACAAAGAGGTTGTTCACCGACATAGATGGAGGAATCACTGGCTCTAAGGATGTCGCGGATAGCGCTGCTGCCCCTAG CCCTACCAAAGATGCTTAG